A single region of the Pseudomonas granadensis genome encodes:
- a CDS encoding TetR/AcrR family transcriptional regulator has product MAQSETVERILDAAEQLFAEKGFAETSLRLITSKAGVNLAAVNYHFGSKKALIQAVFSRFLGPFCISLDKELERRQAKPDNKPTLEELLEILVEQALVVQPRSGNDLSIFMRLLGLAFSQSQGHLRRYLEDMYGKVFRRYMLLVNEAAPRIPPIELFWRVHFMLGAAAFSMSGIKALRAIAETDFGVNTSIEQVMRLMVPFLAAGMRAETGVTDAAMATAQLRPRSKSTPVAAKV; this is encoded by the coding sequence ATGGCCCAGTCGGAAACCGTTGAACGCATTCTTGATGCTGCCGAGCAATTGTTCGCGGAGAAAGGTTTCGCAGAAACCTCATTGCGTTTGATTACCAGCAAGGCCGGCGTCAACCTGGCAGCGGTTAACTATCACTTCGGCTCGAAGAAAGCGCTGATCCAGGCCGTGTTCTCGCGATTCCTCGGGCCGTTCTGCATCAGCCTCGACAAAGAGCTGGAGCGGCGTCAGGCCAAGCCTGACAATAAGCCGACCCTAGAGGAGCTGCTGGAAATTCTCGTTGAGCAGGCGCTGGTGGTTCAACCGCGCAGCGGCAACGACCTGTCGATCTTCATGCGTTTGCTCGGCCTTGCCTTCAGTCAGAGCCAGGGCCACTTGCGGCGTTATCTCGAAGACATGTACGGCAAGGTATTTCGTCGCTACATGTTGCTGGTTAATGAAGCGGCACCGCGCATTCCACCGATCGAGTTGTTCTGGCGCGTGCACTTCATGCTCGGCGCGGCCGCGTTCAGCATGTCCGGTATCAAAGCCTTGCGGGCGATTGCCGAGACCGATTTCGGCGTCAATACCTCGATCGAGCAAGTGATGCGCCTGATGGTGCCATTTCTCGCGGCCGGCATGCGCGCTGAAACCGGCGTCACTGATGCAGCCATGGCCACTGCGCAGTTGCGTCCGCGCAGCAAATCAACCCCGGTCGCCGCCAAGGTTTGA